A segment of the Actinomycetota bacterium genome:
AGGGACTGACCCGCCGTGAGGGCGTGCTTCGGTAGGCGCGCACCCGAGGTCGGCTCTGCGAGCACCGGCCAGCCGAGCACCTCGTGCCAGAAGCTCGCGCTGGCCGAGGCGGCGCCTGGCCATCCTCCGATCACGACCGCGCCTCGCGCCCCCGAGACGAGTCCGGCCAGGCGGTCGGCTTCCTCGACCGTGAGGTCGGCGGCCGGTCGGCTCGGCAGTTCGAGCGCCTCGCCGGTCGGATCGGGGAGCGCGACGTCGAGCGATGGACTCAGCGGTTCCTCGAACGGGCAGTTCACGTGCACGGGTCCGACCGGGTCGCCGGAGGCGGCCTCGAGAGCCTCTCGGGCGGCCTGGCGCCACCACGCTTCCTGCCCGGCCGCCTCGGGAACGGGCAGGTCGAGATCATCGCGGACGTTCCCGGCGTAGAGGCCGACCTGATCGATCGTCTGGTTCGCGCCGGTACCGCGCAACCGGGGCGGGCGGTCGGCCGTCAAGAGGATCAAGGGGAGCCGTGACTGGGACGCCTCGACCACGGCTGGAAGGAACTCCGCGGCCGCGGTGCCGCTCGTGCATGCGACCGCCACCGGGGTGCCGGTTGCGCGCGCCAGCCCCGCCGCGAAGAACGCGCTCGAGCGCTCGTCGAGGTGCACGTGCACATCGACCGTGGGGTGACGAGCGAGCGCGAGGGCGAGCGGCGTCGAGCGGGAGCCGGGGGAGATGCACGCGTGCCGCACACCGCCGCCCACGAGCCCGTCGACCAAGGCCCAGGCGCATGCGAGGTTGAGGTCGGCGACGTCCATCTACATCCCTACCCAGAGCGCGGCGGCTGCCGGCACGGCGTCGGTCGTCGACTGGTCGATCGTCCCCAGCACGAGGCCGATGGCGGTGAGCAGGCCGCACGCAGCGTGCGTGGTCGCCGTACCCGTGAGCACCGGGATCAGGTCGCGCCCCGCCGCGGATCCGACCACCTCCATCGGACGGATCGCGAGCACCCACGCGATGAGGCCCACGAGCGCCCACTGCGGAAGGCCCGCGCCGTCGAGAGCGATCCCGACGATCACCCCGAGGGCGATCGTCGCGAAGGCCGCAACTACGGTCGCCCGATACAGTCGTCTCGTCGCCGGATCGCCGATACGGACGGCGAGCGTACGCTTGCCGCTCGCCTCGTCGGTGGGGATGTCGCGCAGGTTGTTCGCGACGAGGATCGCGACCGCGAGGAACCCGAGGGCCGCTCCGCCCCACCACGCCTCGGACGGCACAGTCTCGACCATCACGAACGCGCTCCCGCACGTGGCCATCAGCCCGAAGAACAGGAAGACCATCAGCTCGCCGAGGCCCAGCCCAGCGTAGGGCCGAGGACCGCCGCTGTAGAGCACGGCCGCGATCAGCGCGAGCGCGCCCACGAAGAGGATCAGCAGAGGCTCGGTCGCGAGCGCGAGCGCCAAGCCCGCCACGGCCGCGACGCCCAGCGCCACGAGCGCGGCGACGAGCACGGCACTCGGCGCTGCGGCGCCGCTCGCGGTGAGCCGCGGTGGGCCGAGCCGCTCGTGCGTGTCGACGCCGCTCACCCCGTCGAAGTAGTCGTTCGCGTAGTTCACGCCGATCTGCAACCCGGCGCCGACCAGCAGCGCGGCCACGAACCGCCACCAGATCAGCTCGCCGGCCGCGGCGGTACCGAGCACCACGGGGACGAGGCCGGCGCCCAGCGTGCGGGGGCGGGCGCCGTGCCACCAAACAGCGAGTCCGCCCGGGTGTTGCGTGGTCGTCACGGGCGCTTGGGGAACCGGGAGAAGTCCGGTGCTCGCTTCTGCTGGAACGCATCGCGGCCTTCCTGCGCCTCCTCGCTCATGTAGTACAGGAGGGTCGCGTCGCCTGCGAGTTGCTGCACGCCGGCGAGCCCGTCGGTGCCGGCGTTGGAACCCGCCTTCAGCAGGCGCAGGGCGAGCGGCGAGAACGCCAGCATCTCCCGGCACCACTCGACGGTCGTCCGCTCGAGCTCCTCGACCGGCACGACCTCGTTCACGAGCCCCCACGCGAGGGCGGTCTCGGCGTCGTACTGGCGGCAGAGGAACCAGACCTCCTTCGCGCGCTTCTCGCCGATCTGACGCGCGAGCAAGTTGATGCCGTAGCCACCGTCGAACGAGCCGACCTTCGGGCCGGTCTGGCCGAACCGCGCGTTATCGCCGGCGATCGTGAGGTCGCAGCAGAGGTGCAGCACGTGACCGCCGCCGATCGCGTAGCCCGCCACCATCGCGACCACGGGCTTGGGCAGCCGCCGGATCTGGATCTGCAGGTCGAGCACGTTGAGCCTGCCGATGCCTTGCTCGTCGATGTAGCCGTCGTCTCCCCGGATCTTCTGGTCGCCTCCGGCACAGAAGGCCGCCGATCCCTGGCCCGTGAGGATCACGGCCCCGATCGAGGGGTCGTCCCGAGCGAGGTCGAACGCGCGGATCAGCTCGGCGGTGGTCTTCGGGCGGAAGGCATTGCGCATCTCGGGACGGTCGATCGTGATCTTCGCGATGCCTTCGGCGCTGTCGTAGCGGATATCGCTCCACTCGCCCGACGGTGACCAGTCGGCGGCGGGCCCGATCGTCCGCTCACGGCCGGAGGGCCGGGAGGCGTTGTCGTCCATATGACCGTTCACTCCGAGAGTCGTGGCTCGTATCGTTGAGCAAGGCTAGCCCAACCGCGAGGCTATCCGACGAACCGGCGCCGATGCTACGTTGCGCCCCGTGATCGGACGTGGAGTGAGGCTCAGCTCGATCTGCGTCGCGCTCGTCGCGATCGCGATCGCGTCCGTGCCCGCTGTCGGTCATGGTGGCGACGAACCGGCGGGGGTCGTCGCGCCCACCTCGCTCAGGATCCTGACCTTCAACATCGAGTACGGCGGCACCGTGGTCTCCCTCGAGTCGATCCTTACCGCCGTGAGACGCGCCGATGCGGACGTGGTGGCCTTCAACGAGGTCTACGGCAAGACCGCGCGGTTGGGGCGTCTCACCGGCTATGACTTCGTGAGCCGCCGTCTCGACCTTGTGTCGCGGTACCCGATCGTCGATGCGCCGGGCTCGGATGGCCGCTACGCGTTCGTGCAACTCGCACCAGGCCACGTCGTGGCCGTCGCCAACGTGCACCTGCCCTCGAGCGACTACGGGCCCCGCCGCTTGTTGGACGGATGGAGCCGCATCGCGGTCCTGCGTGAGGAGCGCAGCGGTCGTCTTCCCGCGGTGCGGCCGTTCGTGAACGCCATGGATGGGCTGCCCGAGGCAGGCATC
Coding sequences within it:
- a CDS encoding 1,4-dihydroxy-2-naphthoate polyprenyltransferase: MTTTQHPGGLAVWWHGARPRTLGAGLVPVVLGTAAAGELIWWRFVAALLVGAGLQIGVNYANDYFDGVSGVDTHERLGPPRLTASGAAAPSAVLVAALVALGVAAVAGLALALATEPLLILFVGALALIAAVLYSGGPRPYAGLGLGELMVFLFFGLMATCGSAFVMVETVPSEAWWGGAALGFLAVAILVANNLRDIPTDEASGKRTLAVRIGDPATRRLYRATVVAAFATIALGVIVGIALDGAGLPQWALVGLIAWVLAIRPMEVVGSAAGRDLIPVLTGTATTHAACGLLTAIGLVLGTIDQSTTDAVPAAAALWVGM
- the menB gene encoding 1,4-dihydroxy-2-naphthoyl-CoA synthase; amino-acid sequence: MDDNASRPSGRERTIGPAADWSPSGEWSDIRYDSAEGIAKITIDRPEMRNAFRPKTTAELIRAFDLARDDPSIGAVILTGQGSAAFCAGGDQKIRGDDGYIDEQGIGRLNVLDLQIQIRRLPKPVVAMVAGYAIGGGHVLHLCCDLTIAGDNARFGQTGPKVGSFDGGYGINLLARQIGEKRAKEVWFLCRQYDAETALAWGLVNEVVPVEELERTTVEWCREMLAFSPLALRLLKAGSNAGTDGLAGVQQLAGDATLLYYMSEEAQEGRDAFQQKRAPDFSRFPKRP